Proteins encoded in a region of the Tautonia marina genome:
- a CDS encoding SMP-30/gluconolactonase/LRE family protein: protein MLAATLAVLLMPTATVAVPSGVVKPGATLETLWSEGEFTEGGAMAADGSILFSDIGNRMMRFDPETGETTAFRDPSGRSNGLIFTPDGRLVVAEGANTGGNRRVSITEADGTIRTLADGYEGKRFNSPNDVAVDSKGRVYVSDPRYVGDEPRELDFEAVFRIDPDGTVTRLETTASKPNGVVVSPDDRYLYVSDNGPERRALIRLDLDPETGDVSNPRKIKDFGLGRGIDGMTITTDGLIVATAGAGRLGGVYIYKPDGTPIDFIPTPANPTNVEFGGPDRSTLYITAGVSLYRIETTLTGYHPGD from the coding sequence ATGCTTGCCGCGACACTTGCCGTTCTCTTGATGCCGACCGCCACAGTGGCTGTTCCCTCGGGAGTGGTGAAGCCGGGGGCGACCCTGGAAACCCTCTGGTCGGAGGGGGAGTTCACCGAGGGGGGGGCGATGGCCGCCGACGGGTCGATCCTGTTCTCGGACATCGGCAACCGGATGATGCGGTTCGACCCCGAGACGGGAGAAACGACCGCCTTCCGCGACCCGAGCGGCCGGTCGAACGGCCTGATCTTCACCCCTGATGGCCGCCTCGTCGTCGCCGAGGGGGCGAACACGGGGGGCAACCGCCGCGTCTCGATCACCGAGGCCGACGGCACCATCCGCACCCTGGCCGACGGCTACGAGGGGAAGCGGTTCAACAGCCCCAACGACGTGGCCGTTGACAGCAAGGGGCGTGTCTATGTGTCTGACCCCCGATACGTCGGAGACGAGCCCCGCGAACTGGACTTCGAAGCCGTCTTCCGGATCGACCCGGACGGCACCGTCACCCGCCTGGAGACAACCGCCAGCAAGCCCAACGGCGTCGTTGTCAGCCCCGATGACCGCTATCTCTACGTCTCCGACAACGGTCCCGAGCGTCGGGCCTTGATCCGCCTGGACCTCGACCCCGAGACCGGCGACGTCTCGAACCCCCGCAAGATCAAGGACTTCGGCCTGGGGCGCGGCATCGACGGCATGACCATCACCACCGACGGCCTGATCGTCGCCACCGCCGGGGCCGGTCGACTCGGGGGCGTTTACATCTACAAGCCCGACGGCACCCCCATCGACTTCATCCCCACCCCCGCCAACCCCACGAACGTCGAGTTCGGCGGCCCCGACCGCTCGACCCTCTATATCACCGCAGGCGTGAGCCTTTATCGGATCGAAACCACCCTGACCGGCTACCATCCGGGCGACTGA
- a CDS encoding aldo/keto reductase, giving the protein MMSPIHRRGFLAGTAAAGAAVALANTGHASGAARPLNRVPDGPTDTVTLGQTGIKVSLIGMGTGSNGVNQSSNQTKLGVKECSRVIRHAFDSGIRFFDVADQYGSHHYLREALKGIPRDQYVIQTKTHANDYREAKSHLERFRMELNVDYVDTLLLHCMQTADWTDKKAGAMEYISEAKEAGLVRAHGVSCHGMDPLRVAAQHPWVEVDLARVNPEAVAMDSADPSEVTDQLRIMHNAGKGVIGMKICGNGQFKEPERRDASLRFVFGLGVVDMIVVGLESTEQVDDLLSRAQRALDFVRSERA; this is encoded by the coding sequence ATGATGTCGCCGATCCACCGCCGAGGGTTTCTCGCCGGGACCGCCGCAGCCGGGGCCGCCGTCGCGCTGGCGAACACCGGCCACGCTTCGGGCGCGGCCCGTCCCCTGAACCGCGTGCCCGACGGTCCGACCGACACCGTCACCCTGGGCCAGACCGGCATCAAGGTTTCCCTGATCGGCATGGGAACCGGCAGCAACGGCGTGAACCAGTCGAGCAACCAGACGAAGCTGGGCGTGAAGGAATGCTCGCGCGTGATCCGGCATGCGTTTGACTCGGGCATCCGGTTCTTCGACGTGGCCGACCAGTACGGCAGCCACCACTATTTGCGCGAGGCGCTCAAGGGCATCCCGCGCGACCAGTACGTCATTCAGACCAAGACCCACGCCAACGACTATCGAGAGGCCAAGAGCCACCTGGAACGCTTCCGCATGGAGCTGAATGTCGATTATGTCGATACGCTGCTGCTTCACTGCATGCAGACAGCCGACTGGACCGACAAGAAAGCCGGGGCGATGGAATACATCAGCGAGGCCAAGGAGGCCGGCCTGGTGCGCGCCCACGGCGTGAGCTGTCACGGAATGGACCCGCTGCGGGTCGCCGCGCAGCATCCGTGGGTTGAGGTCGATCTGGCCCGCGTCAATCCGGAAGCGGTGGCGATGGACAGCGCCGACCCGAGCGAGGTGACCGATCAGCTCCGCATCATGCACAACGCGGGCAAGGGGGTGATCGGCATGAAGATTTGCGGCAATGGCCAGTTCAAGGAACCGGAACGGCGCGATGCCTCGCTGCGGTTCGTCTTCGGGCTGGGCGTCGTGGATATGATCGTCGTCGGCCTGGAATCGACCGAGCAGGTGGACGACCTGTTGAGCCGGGCGCAGCGGGCCCTCGACTTCGTCCGCAGCGAACGGGCCTGA
- a CDS encoding methyltransferase domain-containing protein → MSPELIPLIRCRSCRAALEPNPDPAGAATLRCVGCGASYPIVSGVPRLAENPYVASFGRQWNRYDVVRDEEDEAVFRVKTGVDPQSLAGKLVLDAGCGGGRYARLLARMGATVLGVDLSDAVDQAAKATAEFPNAAIVQADLLDLPLAESAFDLVFSIGVLHHSPDPRRAFAEIARRVKPGGRLAVWLYRKNTPPQEWINSALRVVTSRMPARVLEPISAGLGVLGSIPILKQTLNKAFNFSNHPDWTLRVCDNFDWYAPTYQSHHTVAELRSWFVAEGFGDLVELRPLKAGRVYDWAYDHDLIIGSGVNVAGTRLGG, encoded by the coding sequence ATGAGCCCCGAATTGATCCCCCTCATCCGCTGCCGATCGTGTCGAGCCGCCCTGGAGCCGAATCCGGACCCGGCGGGAGCGGCAACCTTGCGCTGCGTCGGTTGTGGCGCCTCGTATCCGATCGTCTCCGGCGTGCCCAGGCTCGCCGAGAATCCCTATGTCGCCAGCTTCGGCCGCCAGTGGAACCGCTACGACGTGGTCCGCGACGAGGAAGACGAGGCCGTCTTCCGGGTGAAGACCGGGGTCGATCCGCAGAGCCTCGCCGGCAAACTCGTGCTCGACGCCGGGTGCGGCGGCGGCCGATACGCCCGCTTGCTCGCCCGGATGGGGGCGACCGTGCTCGGCGTCGATCTGAGCGACGCGGTGGACCAGGCCGCAAAGGCCACCGCCGAGTTCCCCAACGCCGCAATCGTTCAGGCCGACCTGCTCGACCTGCCGCTGGCCGAATCAGCCTTCGACCTCGTCTTCTCCATCGGCGTTTTGCACCACAGCCCCGACCCGCGCCGGGCCTTTGCCGAGATCGCCCGCCGCGTCAAGCCCGGCGGCCGCCTGGCCGTCTGGCTCTACCGCAAGAACACCCCGCCGCAGGAGTGGATCAACAGCGCCCTCCGCGTCGTCACCTCCCGGATGCCCGCCCGGGTCCTTGAGCCGATCAGCGCGGGGCTCGGCGTTCTTGGCAGCATCCCGATTTTGAAACAAACACTCAATAAGGCTTTCAATTTCTCAAATCATCCTGATTGGACCCTCCGCGTCTGCGACAATTTCGACTGGTACGCCCCGACCTACCAGTCGCATCACACCGTGGCCGAGCTTCGTTCCTGGTTCGTGGCCGAAGGCTTCGGCGACCTGGTCGAGCTACGCCCCTTGAAGGCGGGACGCGTGTATGATTGGGCCTATGATCATGATCTCATCATTGGCAGCGGTGTGAACGTGGCCGGCACCCGGCTCGGCGGCTGA
- a CDS encoding ThuA domain-containing protein, producing MTRSLSCLIATLTALLASPVVPNTLADDEQTKTVVFVAGKQSHGYGAHEHRAGCLLLAEALEAGMPGYTAKVVTDGWPEDNAVFDGADAIVIYSDGAGGHPALPHRDFLDDLMKKGVGLACLHFAVEVPAGSPGGDDFLDWIGGYFELHWSVNPHWTPTFAELPDHPITRGVEPFGINDEWYYHMRFRPKMEGVTPILTAVPPESSLSRPDGDRSGNPDVRRAVAAGEPQHVAWAYERPDGGRGFGFTGGHVHWNWGDDNFRTVVLNALVWAAGGEVPEGGVPSATPSQAQLEANQDEPKPAS from the coding sequence ATGACACGCTCCCTCAGTTGCCTGATCGCCACGCTGACCGCCCTGCTGGCATCGCCGGTCGTTCCGAACACCCTCGCCGACGACGAGCAGACGAAGACGGTTGTCTTCGTCGCCGGCAAGCAGAGCCACGGTTACGGGGCCCATGAACACCGCGCGGGGTGTCTCTTGCTGGCCGAGGCCCTCGAAGCGGGCATGCCCGGCTACACCGCGAAGGTGGTCACCGACGGCTGGCCCGAAGACAACGCCGTCTTCGACGGGGCCGACGCCATCGTGATTTACTCCGATGGCGCGGGGGGCCACCCCGCCCTGCCCCACCGCGACTTCCTCGACGATCTCATGAAGAAGGGAGTCGGCCTGGCCTGCCTGCACTTTGCCGTCGAGGTGCCCGCCGGGTCTCCCGGAGGGGACGACTTCCTGGACTGGATCGGCGGCTACTTCGAGCTGCACTGGTCGGTCAACCCGCACTGGACCCCGACCTTCGCCGAGCTGCCCGACCACCCGATCACCCGGGGCGTCGAGCCCTTCGGCATCAACGACGAGTGGTATTACCACATGCGGTTCCGTCCCAAGATGGAGGGGGTGACGCCGATCCTCACCGCCGTGCCGCCCGAGTCCTCCCTCTCCCGCCCCGACGGCGACCGCAGCGGCAACCCCGACGTCCGCCGCGCGGTGGCCGCCGGAGAGCCCCAGCACGTCGCCTGGGCCTACGAGCGTCCCGACGGCGGCCGCGGCTTCGGCTTCACCGGCGGCCACGTCCACTGGAACTGGGGGGACGACAACTTCCGCACGGTCGTCCTCAACGCCCTCGTCTGGGCCGCCGGCGGCGAGGTCCCCGAGGGGGGTGTCCCCAGCGCCACCCCCTCTCAGGCCCAGCTCGAAGCCAACCAGGACGAGCCGAAGCCCGCCTCCTGA
- a CDS encoding type II toxin-antitoxin system PemK/MazF family toxin has product MSPGEIYWAVFEDVPAHPVVIVSREELNRGESVVAVIVTSAHFERRAKLPNCVPISAGSFGLGKDCVIQAESIFSIRKSHLDLEAGPLGTLDDLTFRDVIRAIGHVLRSDCEPE; this is encoded by the coding sequence ATGAGTCCAGGCGAGATTTACTGGGCCGTGTTCGAGGATGTCCCGGCCCACCCGGTCGTCATCGTCTCCCGAGAGGAGCTGAACCGGGGCGAGTCGGTCGTCGCGGTGATCGTCACCTCCGCCCACTTCGAACGTCGGGCTAAATTGCCGAACTGTGTGCCGATCTCAGCCGGATCGTTCGGGCTGGGCAAGGATTGCGTCATCCAGGCCGAGTCGATCTTCTCGATCCGCAAGTCCCACCTCGACCTCGAAGCCGGGCCGCTTGGAACCCTCGACGATCTGACCTTCCGTGACGTGATCCGGGCGATCGGCCATGTCCTCCGCTCCGACTGCGAGCCCGAGTGA
- a CDS encoding sulfatase family protein, whose amino-acid sequence MIRLRVPPLLLFLLLSVATVAPAAELPRRPNIILCMADDQGFGDVGYNGDPIPHTPNLDAMAAVGLRLDRFNTAAPVCSPTRGSVLTGRHPVRFGCFSWGFELRPEEITVAELLQDAGYATGHFGKWHLGSVRPDGANNPGSSGFETWLSAPNFFENDPILSREGTAVPLEGESSMVTVEAALDFIDKATAADRPFLAVVWFGSPHTPHEATPETREPYDDLELTNRLKNYYGEITGIDAAMGRLRASLRERGIADQTLVWYTSDNGPQNNGPGSTGGLRGRKGQLWEGGLRVPTILEWPEAIPEGRISDLPGGTVDILPTVIELAGVSYPEPDRPLDGVSLAPLIAGEMEARHKPMGFWVAPSPGRGTPSAKIMAAHLAAQQAGEPLPEELPPLPTEPAERLIATFESGEELPGHAAWIDGPWKLHRIPQQDGSITFSLYDLDTDPTESDDLADDHPDRVAAMSEALAEWQASVVQSLRGDDDTGQ is encoded by the coding sequence ATGATCCGATTGCGAGTCCCCCCCCTGCTCTTGTTCTTGCTCCTGAGTGTCGCGACCGTTGCCCCGGCGGCCGAGCTGCCCAGGCGGCCGAACATCATCCTCTGCATGGCGGATGATCAGGGGTTCGGCGACGTCGGCTACAACGGCGACCCGATCCCGCACACGCCGAACCTGGATGCGATGGCCGCCGTCGGCCTGCGGCTCGATCGGTTCAACACGGCCGCGCCGGTCTGCTCGCCGACGCGGGGGAGCGTCTTGACGGGTCGGCATCCGGTCCGATTCGGCTGCTTTTCCTGGGGATTCGAGCTTCGGCCCGAGGAGATCACCGTGGCCGAGTTGCTGCAAGACGCCGGCTACGCCACCGGGCACTTCGGCAAGTGGCACCTCGGCTCGGTCCGGCCCGACGGGGCGAACAACCCCGGGTCGAGCGGGTTCGAGACGTGGCTGTCGGCCCCGAACTTCTTCGAGAATGACCCGATCCTCAGCCGGGAAGGGACGGCGGTCCCGCTCGAAGGGGAGAGCTCGATGGTGACGGTCGAGGCCGCGCTCGACTTCATCGACAAGGCAACCGCCGCCGATCGCCCCTTCCTGGCGGTCGTCTGGTTCGGCTCGCCGCACACGCCGCACGAGGCGACCCCCGAGACGAGGGAGCCGTACGACGACCTCGAACTGACCAACCGGCTCAAGAACTACTACGGCGAGATCACCGGCATCGACGCCGCCATGGGCCGCCTGCGGGCCAGCCTCCGCGAGCGCGGGATCGCCGATCAAACCCTCGTCTGGTACACCAGCGACAACGGCCCCCAGAACAACGGTCCCGGCTCGACCGGCGGACTGCGAGGCCGCAAGGGCCAGCTCTGGGAAGGGGGCCTCCGCGTGCCGACGATCCTGGAATGGCCCGAGGCGATCCCCGAGGGACGCATCAGCGATTTGCCAGGTGGGACGGTCGACATCCTGCCCACCGTGATCGAGCTGGCCGGCGTCTCCTACCCTGAGCCCGATCGGCCGCTCGACGGGGTGAGCCTGGCCCCGTTGATCGCCGGGGAGATGGAGGCTCGTCACAAACCGATGGGCTTCTGGGTCGCCCCCAGCCCCGGCCGAGGCACCCCGAGCGCCAAGATCATGGCCGCCCACCTTGCCGCCCAGCAGGCGGGCGAGCCGCTGCCCGAGGAACTCCCCCCGCTTCCCACCGAACCGGCCGAGCGCCTGATCGCCACCTTCGAATCGGGTGAGGAACTCCCCGGGCACGCCGCCTGGATCGACGGCCCGTGGAAGCTCCACCGGATTCCCCAGCAAGACGGCTCGATCACCTTCTCCCTCTACGACCTCGACACCGACCCGACCGAATCCGATGATCTGGCCGACGACCACCCCGACCGCGTCGCCGCGATGAGCGAGGCCCTGGCCGAATGGCAAGCCTCGGTTGTTCAAAGCCTCCGCGGCGACGATGACACGGGCCAGTGA
- a CDS encoding GxxExxY protein, whose protein sequence is MRENEISGMIVDAAFKIHTGLGPGLLESVDEATMMYELKRRGLAVETQQGIPVVSEDVKLDLGFRADLIVDRMALVELKSIEQVAPIHRMQLLTDLRLTGLRLGLLLNFHVGLIKDGITRVVNGLH, encoded by the coding sequence ATGAGAGAGAATGAGATTTCGGGCATGATTGTGGATGCGGCGTTCAAGATTCACACGGGGTTAGGGCCAGGGTTGCTGGAGTCGGTTGATGAGGCGACGATGATGTATGAACTGAAACGCAGAGGTCTGGCCGTCGAGACGCAGCAAGGGATTCCGGTCGTGTCTGAAGACGTGAAACTCGATCTCGGCTTCCGCGCCGATCTGATCGTCGATCGAATGGCGCTCGTCGAACTGAAATCGATTGAGCAGGTTGCTCCCATTCATCGCATGCAGCTGCTCACGGACCTCCGCCTCACCGGCCTCCGTCTCGGTCTCCTTCTCAATTTCCATGTCGGCTTGATTAAAGACGGCATCACCCGCGTCGTCAACGGCCTCCACTAA
- the rsmA gene encoding 16S rRNA (adenine(1518)-N(6)/adenine(1519)-N(6))-dimethyltransferase RsmA, producing MSTPRQTLTYLRHLFGHRGIAPNRRYGQNFLIDLNTHDLIARSAELAPEDVILEVGPGAGALTTLMAPKVSAVVTVEIDPAMAQLTREAVSGLPNVRVLQLDALSKKSEINPEVLDNLQAGLAVAPDRRLKLVANLPYNVATPIISNLLVHPDLCPVMMVVTIQRELADRMLAEPNTEMYGSLSVMVQALADVEIVRILSPKVFWPQPRVESAIIKIVPVAEKREAIPDLPWFHEVVRRVFTLRRKNLRGVLYSLWKPQWTSKAEVDTLLESIDLTGEVRAEAMNVTEFIDLAEALRARFGRNPAELPDPSLTDPPPYDFHSRDDDADADGDGDGGDGGGDGGGGDG from the coding sequence ATGTCCACCCCCCGCCAAACCCTCACCTACCTCCGCCACCTCTTCGGTCACCGCGGCATCGCTCCCAACCGGAGATACGGACAAAATTTCCTCATCGACCTGAATACGCATGACCTGATTGCCCGATCCGCCGAGCTTGCCCCCGAAGATGTTATCCTTGAGGTTGGCCCCGGAGCCGGAGCCCTGACCACCCTGATGGCCCCCAAGGTTTCCGCCGTGGTCACGGTCGAGATCGACCCGGCGATGGCTCAGCTCACGCGAGAGGCCGTTTCAGGCTTGCCCAACGTCCGCGTCTTGCAACTGGACGCCCTCTCGAAAAAATCCGAGATCAATCCCGAGGTCCTCGACAACCTGCAGGCCGGCCTGGCCGTCGCGCCCGATCGCCGCCTGAAGCTCGTGGCGAACCTGCCCTACAACGTGGCAACGCCCATCATCAGCAACTTGCTGGTTCATCCCGATCTTTGCCCGGTCATGATGGTCGTCACCATTCAGCGCGAGTTGGCCGACCGCATGCTCGCCGAACCCAATACCGAGATGTACGGCTCCCTCTCCGTCATGGTCCAGGCCCTGGCCGATGTGGAGATCGTCCGCATCCTCTCGCCCAAGGTCTTCTGGCCGCAGCCGAGGGTCGAGTCGGCCATCATCAAGATCGTGCCGGTCGCCGAGAAACGCGAGGCCATTCCCGACCTCCCCTGGTTCCACGAGGTCGTCCGCCGCGTCTTCACCCTGCGTCGCAAGAATCTCCGAGGCGTCCTCTACAGCCTCTGGAAACCCCAGTGGACCAGCAAGGCCGAGGTCGACACCCTGCTCGAATCGATCGACCTGACCGGCGAGGTCCGTGCCGAAGCCATGAACGTTACTGAATTCATCGATCTTGCCGAAGCCCTCCGCGCCCGATTCGGCCGCAACCCCGCCGAACTCCCCGACCCCTCCCTCACCGATCCCCCCCCCTATGACTTCCACTCCCGCGACGACGACGCAGACGCAGATGGTGATGGTGACGGTGGCGATGGCGGCGGCGATGGCGGGGGGGGCGACGGTTGA
- a CDS encoding sigma-70 family RNA polymerase sigma factor, which translates to MSRRITGRALEDLGKVFTVGAIGRLSDGELLARFLDRDGKGAEEAFAALVERHGPTVLTVCRRMLGDTHEADDAFQATFLVLARRAASVSGRDRVGNWLYGVALRVSQEARRRADRRRRRERLLGDEAGSIPSSFAVAPDPSVEELRRLIVEELARLPDRYRGPLLLCDLEGRSRREAADRLGLPEGTLSSRLARGRDLLRGRLVRRGLAPSTSIAAMGRPASAFVPASLVRRSVEAAWLATTRGLAAGTVPVAVSGLAGEVLRTMFVFKLTAGLAAVGLAATVAFGAAWAIGPRERGPVVEELAVDALTVEPPSIAKNEPTEGESGDGPIARGVVVDEEGRPVEGAEVTLVIPGRSYVIGKTDTEGRFAMNAQRPNLGERPVVASIDGGRRLGYAVYDWQKARDGEEELLRVVLKPSREVILRAEDGEGQPVEGATVEVIADLTSIVQAQTDEQGQAVVRLPAEAPITWAFGLKSGIGFDYAELSPRENQGIPATELPDEVVLALDGARTVQVKAVDRRGEPLEGIRVYTWVIAKPGKRDSINLGGARSVFKVTGADGIASYDWIPAETTQPISVMNGAEDYHAPDRALIAPELPSGETVVAEFVRKGAIRGRVTHADGSPAGGITILASGMGSGFDNSSRLETRTEEDGTYELAAEATQCYMIGVVDEIWAAPSRAGIIVEEGEEVEGIDFTLSGGAIIRGTVTLGPDDWPVPDANVYLREDGGMMPEGLKREGDIFLREVSLGRWARTDERGAFRARVGPGTYSVGGLARTDMRTVEAVEGGDYEVDFRMPRPERGPLAGRVALASDPSQGVEGAIIDATPTEPQGLRMMTVTSGPDGHFKADRPLDRLEIIARSADGTLGGIITSPANEKEVTILIGPLASATGIALDEQGEPIADQDLDFVRVVRPEGYTGSAHRAIPGPKVTTDAEGRFTMGGMVIGCPYRLSLKRGNGYHPLIEFTPTEPGLTDLGTLRLEESRTRVRE; encoded by the coding sequence ATGAGTCGGAGGATCACCGGCAGGGCGCTGGAGGACCTGGGCAAGGTCTTCACGGTTGGGGCGATCGGCCGCCTGAGCGACGGCGAGTTGCTCGCCCGGTTCCTCGACCGCGACGGCAAAGGCGCCGAGGAGGCGTTCGCCGCCCTGGTCGAGCGGCACGGGCCGACCGTCCTGACGGTCTGCCGGCGGATGCTCGGCGATACGCACGAGGCCGACGACGCCTTCCAGGCGACCTTCCTGGTACTGGCCAGGAGGGCGGCGTCGGTTTCCGGGCGCGATCGGGTGGGGAACTGGCTCTACGGCGTGGCGCTCCGGGTGTCTCAGGAAGCCCGGCGTCGGGCCGATCGGCGGCGGCGTCGCGAGCGTCTGCTCGGGGACGAGGCTGGCTCGATCCCGTCGAGCTTCGCTGTTGCTCCCGACCCATCGGTCGAGGAACTCCGCCGGCTCATCGTCGAGGAGTTGGCCCGGCTTCCCGACCGCTACCGTGGCCCCTTGCTCCTCTGCGACCTCGAAGGCCGCTCCCGCCGCGAGGCCGCCGACCGTCTCGGCCTCCCCGAAGGCACCCTCTCTAGCCGCCTTGCCCGCGGCCGCGATCTCCTCCGAGGCCGCCTCGTCCGTCGCGGCCTCGCCCCCTCAACCTCGATCGCGGCGATGGGCCGACCGGCGTCGGCGTTCGTGCCCGCCTCGTTGGTGCGGCGGTCGGTCGAGGCGGCCTGGCTTGCAACCACTCGCGGTCTTGCCGCCGGGACGGTCCCGGTGGCGGTTTCCGGACTGGCAGGAGAGGTGCTCAGGACCATGTTTGTCTTCAAGCTGACGGCAGGACTGGCAGCGGTAGGCCTTGCCGCCACGGTGGCGTTTGGCGCAGCGTGGGCCATCGGCCCGCGAGAGCGTGGGCCGGTGGTCGAGGAGTTGGCGGTCGATGCGCTGACGGTCGAACCGCCCTCGATCGCGAAGAACGAGCCAACCGAGGGCGAGTCGGGGGACGGACCGATCGCCCGGGGGGTGGTGGTTGATGAGGAAGGTCGGCCGGTCGAGGGGGCGGAGGTGACCCTGGTCATTCCCGGTCGGTCATACGTGATCGGAAAGACGGATACCGAGGGGCGGTTCGCGATGAACGCTCAGCGCCCGAACCTGGGAGAGCGGCCAGTGGTGGCCTCGATCGACGGTGGGAGAAGGCTTGGGTACGCGGTCTACGACTGGCAAAAGGCCCGGGATGGGGAGGAGGAGCTCTTGCGGGTCGTCCTCAAGCCCAGTCGAGAGGTCATTCTCCGGGCCGAGGACGGGGAGGGCCAGCCGGTCGAGGGGGCGACGGTCGAGGTGATCGCGGACCTGACCTCGATCGTCCAGGCCCAGACCGACGAGCAGGGGCAGGCCGTCGTGCGGTTGCCGGCCGAGGCGCCGATCACCTGGGCCTTCGGGTTGAAGTCGGGCATCGGGTTCGACTACGCCGAACTGAGCCCGAGGGAAAACCAGGGGATTCCGGCCACGGAACTGCCGGATGAGGTCGTGCTGGCCCTCGACGGCGCCCGGACGGTGCAGGTGAAGGCGGTCGATCGGCGCGGCGAGCCGCTGGAGGGGATCCGCGTCTACACCTGGGTGATCGCGAAGCCGGGTAAGCGGGACAGCATCAACCTGGGCGGGGCCAGAAGCGTCTTCAAGGTCACGGGGGCAGACGGGATCGCCTCCTATGACTGGATCCCGGCCGAAACGACTCAGCCGATCTCGGTCATGAACGGCGCCGAGGATTACCATGCTCCCGACCGGGCCTTGATCGCGCCGGAGCTGCCGTCGGGCGAGACGGTCGTCGCGGAATTCGTGCGGAAGGGGGCGATTCGGGGGCGGGTGACGCACGCCGACGGATCGCCAGCCGGTGGGATCACGATCCTCGCGTCCGGCATGGGTTCCGGGTTCGACAACAGTTCGCGGCTCGAAACCCGGACGGAGGAAGATGGGACCTACGAACTCGCGGCAGAGGCGACGCAATGCTACATGATCGGCGTGGTGGACGAGATCTGGGCGGCGCCGAGCCGAGCAGGGATCATCGTGGAGGAAGGGGAGGAGGTCGAGGGCATCGACTTCACCCTCAGCGGGGGGGCGATCATCCGGGGGACGGTGACGCTCGGCCCGGACGATTGGCCGGTGCCGGATGCGAATGTGTACCTCCGCGAGGATGGCGGGATGATGCCGGAAGGTCTGAAAAGAGAGGGTGATATCTTCCTCCGTGAAGTTAGCCTCGGCCGATGGGCGAGGACCGATGAACGGGGGGCCTTCCGGGCCCGGGTCGGCCCGGGGACCTATTCCGTGGGGGGCCTGGCACGGACCGACATGCGCACGGTGGAGGCGGTCGAGGGGGGCGACTATGAGGTCGATTTCCGGATGCCGAGGCCCGAGCGCGGGCCGCTGGCCGGCCGGGTCGCGCTGGCGTCCGACCCGTCGCAAGGGGTCGAGGGGGCCATCATCGACGCGACTCCGACCGAACCGCAAGGGCTTCGCATGATGACCGTCACCAGCGGACCCGACGGCCACTTCAAGGCCGATCGCCCGCTCGATCGCCTGGAGATCATCGCCCGGAGCGCGGACGGGACGCTCGGCGGCATCATCACGAGCCCGGCCAACGAGAAGGAGGTGACGATCCTGATCGGCCCGCTGGCCTCGGCGACCGGGATCGCACTGGACGAGCAGGGCGAGCCGATCGCGGACCAGGATCTGGACTTCGTGAGGGTCGTTCGGCCGGAGGGGTACACGGGCAGCGCCCACAGGGCCATCCCCGGCCCGAAGGTGACGACCGACGCCGAGGGACGCTTCACGATGGGAGGGATGGTGATCGGCTGCCCGTACAGACTCTCCTTAAAGCGGGGCAACGGTTACCATCCGCTGATCGAGTTCACGCCGACCGAGCCGGGCCTGACGGATTTGGGCACGCTCAGGCTGGAGGAATCACGGACTCGCGTTCGGGAATAG
- a CDS encoding riboflavin synthase — MFTGLVEVLGRIERVVEEANGRRFVICWPGLAPDEPMSLGESVAVNGCCLTVVKHDGEHFEVQAGPETLARTNLGRSHDGDPVNLERSLRVGDRLGGHFVQGHVDTTAELVERRPEGEWDFLRFRLGPNWTPLMVEKGSIAVDGVSLTLVTVGDDDFSVMLIPHTLAVTTLGTLSLGDRVNIETDMLAKHVRKLLGKE, encoded by the coding sequence ATGTTTACAGGATTGGTCGAAGTCCTCGGTCGGATCGAACGCGTGGTTGAGGAAGCCAACGGCCGACGGTTTGTCATCTGCTGGCCCGGCCTTGCCCCCGACGAGCCGATGAGCCTGGGCGAGAGCGTCGCCGTGAACGGCTGCTGCCTGACGGTGGTCAAGCACGATGGCGAGCACTTCGAGGTTCAGGCGGGGCCGGAAACCCTCGCGCGGACCAACCTGGGCCGCTCTCACGACGGCGACCCGGTCAACCTGGAGCGCTCGCTCCGCGTCGGCGACCGCCTCGGCGGGCACTTCGTGCAGGGGCACGTTGATACGACGGCCGAACTCGTCGAACGGCGCCCCGAAGGGGAGTGGGACTTCCTCCGCTTCCGCCTTGGCCCGAACTGGACCCCCTTGATGGTCGAAAAAGGCTCCATCGCCGTCGATGGTGTCAGCCTCACGCTCGTCACCGTCGGCGACGATGACTTTTCCGTCATGCTCATCCCCCACACCCTGGCCGTGACGACTCTGGGCACCCTTTCGCTCGGCGATCGAGTGAACATCGAAACGGATATGCTGGCAAAGCATGTGAGGAAATTATTGGGGAAGGAATGA